The proteins below are encoded in one region of Paenacidovorax monticola:
- a CDS encoding TolC family protein: MSIRQLFLLSALACALPGWAQTAPVPASPAATSLTLVQALTAAQGNSDVAQARHALAAARADVLGADHAPAPVLSTKAASIDLQHGIGPGNVVTRKRIDKSIGIDWTWERGNKRALRTLAAQRNAEAAQADVEDVQTQQLQATLGAYYDLLAAQERLRETQEIERGMAELDRLAARRVKAGDLAQQDAARTRIEAERARTETQSAALAREQAALALAQLIAQGPGVEASATDWPARIEPPAEGGDLMAWAEARADVRAALARVQAAQAALDNAQALRKADVTVGASYDHFPGTSNRLLELRAQFPLQWGYRFEGEIGRAQAELSQAQEALDKTRRLALLDLQSLQQTAASAALRAASFESGILPRARQVAQSAELAYTKGATSLTDLLDARRTLRATALEALSARLDYAKAQGNWLLRTQPRTLLPTP, encoded by the coding sequence ATGAGCATACGACAGTTGTTTCTTCTTTCGGCCCTGGCCTGCGCCCTGCCCGGCTGGGCGCAGACCGCGCCGGTGCCTGCGTCCCCGGCGGCCACATCCCTGACCCTGGTGCAGGCGCTCACCGCCGCGCAGGGCAACAGCGACGTGGCCCAGGCCCGCCACGCACTCGCCGCCGCGCGCGCCGACGTGCTGGGCGCCGACCACGCGCCCGCGCCCGTGCTGAGCACCAAGGCCGCCTCGATCGACCTGCAGCACGGCATCGGCCCCGGCAACGTCGTCACGCGCAAGCGCATCGACAAGTCCATCGGCATCGACTGGACCTGGGAGCGCGGCAACAAGCGCGCGCTGCGCACGCTGGCGGCCCAGCGCAACGCCGAGGCCGCCCAGGCCGACGTGGAGGACGTGCAGACCCAGCAGCTGCAGGCCACCCTGGGCGCCTACTACGACCTGCTGGCCGCACAGGAGCGCCTGCGCGAGACGCAGGAGATCGAGCGCGGCATGGCCGAACTCGACCGCCTGGCCGCGCGCCGCGTGAAGGCGGGCGACCTGGCCCAGCAGGACGCCGCGCGCACGCGCATCGAGGCCGAGCGCGCGCGCACCGAGACCCAATCCGCCGCCCTCGCGCGCGAACAGGCCGCGCTGGCGCTGGCCCAGCTCATCGCGCAGGGTCCCGGCGTGGAAGCCTCGGCCACCGACTGGCCCGCGCGCATCGAGCCCCCGGCCGAAGGCGGCGACCTCATGGCCTGGGCCGAGGCGCGCGCCGACGTGCGCGCGGCGCTCGCGCGCGTGCAGGCCGCGCAGGCCGCGCTCGACAACGCCCAGGCGCTGCGCAAGGCCGACGTCACGGTGGGGGCCTCGTACGACCACTTTCCCGGCACCTCCAACCGGCTGCTGGAGCTGCGCGCGCAGTTCCCGCTGCAATGGGGCTACCGCTTCGAGGGCGAGATCGGCCGCGCCCAGGCCGAACTGTCGCAGGCCCAGGAGGCGCTCGACAAGACGCGCCGCCTGGCCTTGCTGGACCTGCAGTCCCTGCAGCAGACCGCCGCCAGCGCCGCCCTGCGCGCCGCCAGCTTCGAGAGCGGCATCCTCCCGCGCGCGCGCCAGGTGGCGCAGAGCGCCGAACTGGCCTACACCAAGGGCGCAACCTCGCTGACCGACCTGCTCGATGCGCGCC
- the gstA gene encoding glutathione transferase GstA, producing MKLYYSPGACSLSPHIALHEAGLAYTPVLASTKSHKLQDGTDYYGINPLGYVPLLELDDGTRLREGPAIVQYIADQVPQKQLAPQHGTLQRYRLQEWLTFIGTELHKGFSPLFNPATPEEYKGIARNKLNERLTWVNEQLANKQYLMGDQFTVADGYLFTVTNWSPVVGVDLAPYAHLNAYRERVAARPAVQAAMQAEGLLKK from the coding sequence ATGAAGCTGTACTACTCTCCCGGCGCCTGCTCGCTGTCTCCCCACATCGCCCTGCACGAAGCCGGCCTGGCCTACACCCCCGTGCTCGCCAGCACCAAGAGCCACAAGCTGCAGGACGGCACGGACTACTACGGCATCAACCCGCTGGGCTACGTACCGCTGCTCGAACTGGACGACGGCACGCGCCTGCGCGAAGGCCCGGCCATCGTGCAGTACATCGCCGATCAGGTGCCGCAAAAGCAGCTCGCGCCGCAGCACGGCACGCTGCAGCGCTACCGCCTGCAGGAATGGCTCACCTTCATCGGCACCGAGCTGCACAAGGGCTTCAGCCCGCTGTTCAACCCGGCCACGCCCGAGGAATACAAGGGCATCGCCCGCAACAAGCTGAACGAGCGCCTGACCTGGGTGAACGAGCAGCTCGCCAACAAGCAGTACCTGATGGGCGACCAGTTCACCGTGGCCGATGGCTACCTGTTCACCGTGACGAACTGGAGCCCCGTGGTCGGCGTGGACCTCGCGCCCTACGCCCACCTCAACGCCTACCGCGAACGCGTGGCGGCCCGCCCCGCCGTGCAGGCCGCCATGCAGGCCGAGGGCCTGCTCAAGAAGTAG
- a CDS encoding response regulator transcription factor, whose protein sequence is MRILVVEDDAVLRGVMQRSLADAGHRVDVAASVAEALHFWCVQPFDAVLLDLNLPQEAAEGSPLGSGLTVLRAARARGDRTPVLVLTARDRTQERIAGLDAGADDYLGKPFDLAEVEARLRALVRRTQGTDDRTTAGALVLDRRARRFTLHGAPLELPAREFEVLWELMTPPGRVVSKRTLSEKLSDFDDSLGDNALEAFISRLRKKLADSGAGIRTLRGLGYMLEAQPAPAEPQP, encoded by the coding sequence ATGCGAATCCTGGTCGTTGAAGACGATGCGGTGCTGCGCGGCGTGATGCAGCGCAGCCTGGCCGACGCGGGCCACCGCGTGGACGTGGCCGCCAGCGTGGCCGAGGCCCTCCATTTCTGGTGCGTGCAGCCGTTCGATGCGGTGCTGCTGGACCTGAACCTGCCGCAGGAGGCCGCCGAGGGCAGCCCGCTCGGCAGCGGCCTCACGGTGCTGCGTGCGGCGCGCGCGCGCGGCGACCGCACGCCGGTGCTGGTGCTCACGGCGCGCGACCGCACGCAGGAGCGCATCGCGGGCCTGGATGCGGGCGCCGACGACTACCTGGGCAAGCCCTTCGACCTGGCCGAGGTTGAGGCCCGGCTGCGCGCCCTGGTGCGCCGCACCCAGGGCACGGACGACCGCACCACGGCCGGCGCGCTGGTGCTGGACCGGCGTGCGCGCCGCTTCACGCTGCACGGCGCGCCCCTGGAGCTGCCCGCGCGCGAGTTCGAGGTGCTGTGGGAGCTGATGACGCCGCCGGGCCGCGTGGTGAGCAAGCGCACCCTGTCGGAAAAGCTCTCGGACTTCGATGACAGCCTGGGCGACAACGCGCTCGAGGCCTTCATCTCGCGCCTGCGCAAGAAGCTGGCCGACAGCGGCGCGGGCATCCGCACGCTGCGCGGCCTGGGCTACATGCTGGAGGCGCAGCCCGCGCCCGCCGAGCCCCAGCCATGA
- a CDS encoding sensor histidine kinase, which produces MSGLPSQAPRPAEPLAAPPSLRTRLLRHVLLPLSLIWLVGTVASALMANTFTQRAFDRSLLDDAYAIASNVRDGREGLEFSLSSREVKAVLFDQVETVYFAVLREDGSLLAGNASLPVPPPRGEEVYRFSDIQFHGRALRAVRLRLSMPGPFEVVTAQTVHSRSIILRSALLYSLASQVLLLLVLALWLRRAIQQELQPLAAFQRALDQRDARDLAPMPVEASTRDLQRLGGAVNDLLARVAQGVQAQHEFAGNVAHELRTPLAGIRALASYGLAQKDPAVWREQLGGIVQSEARASHLVDQLLALALADEARGAMPRQEVPLDQLVHETVLRFLPRADAAGVDLGALGLEQPVVVLGQPLLIEGVLSNLIDNALRYGRPAAGEAPRVTVALAREGRGADECVVLSVLDNGPGISAPQRQQLRQRWVQGREGERLGQGAGLGLGIVARYAELLGARLELVPGPGGQGLCARLVLPQGGDFAII; this is translated from the coding sequence ATGAGCGGCCTCCCAAGCCAGGCTCCGCGCCCCGCCGAACCCCTGGCCGCGCCGCCGTCGCTGCGCACGCGGCTGCTGCGCCATGTGCTGCTGCCGCTGTCCCTGATCTGGCTGGTGGGCACGGTGGCCTCGGCGCTCATGGCCAACACCTTCACGCAGCGCGCGTTCGACCGTTCGCTGCTCGACGACGCCTATGCCATCGCGTCCAACGTGCGCGACGGCCGGGAGGGGCTGGAGTTCTCGCTGAGTTCGCGCGAGGTCAAGGCCGTGCTGTTCGACCAGGTGGAGACCGTGTACTTTGCCGTGCTGCGCGAGGACGGCTCGCTGCTGGCCGGCAACGCCAGCCTGCCCGTGCCGCCGCCGCGCGGCGAGGAGGTGTACCGCTTTTCGGACATCCAGTTCCATGGGCGCGCCCTGCGGGCCGTGCGGCTGCGGCTGTCCATGCCCGGGCCGTTCGAGGTCGTCACCGCGCAGACGGTGCACAGCCGCAGCATCATCCTGCGCAGCGCGCTGCTGTATTCGCTGGCTTCGCAGGTGCTGCTGCTGCTGGTGCTGGCCCTGTGGCTGCGCCGCGCGATCCAGCAGGAGCTGCAGCCGCTGGCCGCGTTCCAGCGCGCGCTGGACCAGCGCGACGCGCGCGACCTGGCGCCCATGCCGGTCGAAGCCTCCACGCGCGACCTGCAGCGCCTGGGCGGCGCCGTGAATGACCTGCTGGCGCGCGTGGCCCAGGGCGTGCAGGCGCAGCACGAGTTCGCGGGCAACGTGGCGCATGAGCTGCGCACGCCGCTGGCCGGCATCCGGGCACTGGCGAGCTACGGTCTGGCGCAGAAAGACCCGGCCGTGTGGCGCGAGCAGCTCGGCGGCATCGTGCAGAGCGAGGCGCGTGCGAGCCACCTCGTGGACCAGCTGCTGGCGCTGGCGCTGGCCGACGAGGCGCGCGGCGCCATGCCGCGCCAGGAGGTGCCGCTCGACCAGCTCGTGCACGAGACGGTGCTGCGCTTTCTGCCGCGCGCCGATGCGGCCGGCGTGGACCTGGGCGCGCTCGGCCTGGAACAGCCCGTGGTGGTGCTGGGCCAGCCGCTGCTGATCGAGGGCGTGCTGAGCAACCTCATCGACAACGCGCTGCGCTACGGCCGCCCTGCGGCGGGCGAGGCGCCGCGCGTGACGGTGGCGCTCGCGCGCGAGGGCCGGGGCGCGGACGAGTGCGTGGTGCTCTCGGTGCTGGACAACGGCCCCGGCATCTCGGCGCCGCAGCGCCAGCAGTTGCGCCAGCGCTGGGTGCAGGGCCGCGAAGGCGAGCGCCTGGGCCAGGGCGCCGGCCTGGGCCTGGGCATCGTGGCGCGCTACGCCGAGCTGCTGGGCGCGCGCCTGGAGCTGGTGCCGGGCCCCGGGGGGCAGGGCCTGTGTGCCCGGCTGGTGCTGCCCCAGGGGGGTGATTTTGCTATCATTTAG
- a CDS encoding class II aldolase/adducin family protein, with the protein MPDTLPSLQGQVSDEEWRLRCDLAACYRLVALYSWSDLVFTHISAKLPESVSGPGAHHFLINPYGLMFEEITASSLVKVDMQCNKLTDSPFPVNPAGFVIHSAVHEARPEAGCVLHTHTRAGVAVSAQQCGVLPISQQSTFVLASLAYHGYEGVAFRDEEKPRLQADLGQANFLMLRNHGLLTVGATIADAFLAMYTFEASCKIQIDAQAGGALTPVDPRIVSGVAQAMKVQTGGLGGAFVWPALLRKAGRESPGYDR; encoded by the coding sequence ATGCCCGACACCCTCCCCTCCCTGCAAGGCCAGGTCAGCGACGAAGAATGGCGGCTGCGCTGCGACCTCGCGGCCTGCTACCGGCTCGTGGCGCTCTACAGCTGGAGCGACCTCGTCTTCACCCATATCAGCGCCAAGCTGCCGGAATCGGTCTCGGGGCCCGGAGCCCACCATTTCCTCATCAATCCCTACGGGCTGATGTTCGAGGAGATCACCGCCTCCAGCCTCGTGAAGGTGGATATGCAGTGCAACAAGCTCACCGACTCACCGTTCCCCGTGAACCCCGCGGGCTTCGTGATCCACAGCGCCGTGCACGAGGCGCGGCCCGAAGCGGGCTGCGTGCTGCACACCCACACGCGCGCAGGCGTGGCCGTGAGCGCGCAGCAATGCGGCGTGCTGCCCATCAGCCAGCAGAGCACCTTCGTGCTCGCCTCGCTGGCCTACCATGGCTACGAGGGCGTGGCCTTCCGCGACGAGGAGAAGCCCCGCCTGCAGGCCGACCTGGGCCAGGCCAACTTCCTCATGCTGCGCAACCACGGTCTGCTCACCGTGGGGGCCACCATCGCCGACGCTTTCCTCGCCATGTACACCTTCGAGGCCAGCTGCAAGATCCAGATCGACGCGCAGGCCGGCGGTGCCCTCACACCGGTGGACCCGCGCATCGTCAGCGGCGTGGCCCAGGCCATGAAGGTGCAGACCGGCGGCCTGGGCGGCGCCTTCGTGTGGCCCGCCCTGCTGCGCAAGGCCGGACGCGAGTCGCCGGGCTACGACCGCTGA